Proteins encoded in a region of the Flavobacteriaceae bacterium HL-DH10 genome:
- a CDS encoding biotin-dependent carboxyltransferase family protein has product MIKVLKAGFYSSIQDMGRFGYQEYGVPYSGVMDVLSASMANSLLGNDVNAAVIEITMTGPTLQFFKAITICISGADISPQLNKRSIKLNKAIQVKSGDVLSFGKLSKGFRCYLAVLGGFKTEKVMRSRSMYKGITAQFMLYKDDELDHEDVLTGVASAHASIKVNASHYDSEVINVFKGPEFDLLSKDQQKELFANAYTISKDNNRMAYQLEATLKNNLKPIITSSVLPGSVQLTPSGKLIVLMRDCQTTGGYPRVLQLKESAINVLSQKFTGQSILFKLV; this is encoded by the coding sequence ATGATTAAGGTTTTAAAAGCAGGGTTTTATTCTAGCATTCAAGATATGGGACGTTTTGGTTATCAAGAATATGGTGTGCCGTATTCTGGTGTTATGGATGTGCTTTCGGCATCTATGGCAAATAGTTTGTTAGGTAATGATGTTAACGCAGCAGTTATAGAAATTACTATGACGGGACCAACGCTTCAATTTTTTAAAGCTATAACTATTTGTATTTCGGGTGCAGATATATCTCCACAATTAAATAAACGGTCTATAAAGCTTAATAAAGCCATACAAGTTAAATCAGGAGATGTATTATCATTTGGTAAATTGAGTAAAGGATTTAGGTGTTATTTGGCTGTTTTAGGTGGGTTTAAGACCGAAAAAGTAATGCGAAGCCGAAGTATGTATAAAGGCATTACAGCGCAGTTTATGCTATATAAGGATGACGAATTAGATCATGAAGACGTATTAACTGGAGTTGCTAGTGCGCATGCATCAATAAAAGTAAATGCATCTCATTATGATTCTGAAGTTATAAATGTTTTTAAAGGACCAGAATTTGATTTGCTTTCAAAAGATCAACAAAAAGAATTGTTTGCAAATGCGTATACTATTTCAAAAGATAACAATAGAATGGCATATCAATTAGAAGCGACTTTAAAAAACAATTTAAAACCTATTATTACTTCATCTGTACTTCCTGGTAGCGTGCAATTAACACCTTCGGGAAAATTAATTGTATTGATGCGAGATTGCCAAACCACAGGTGGTTACCCTAGAGTACTTCAACTAAAAGAATCAGCAATTAATGTGTTGTCTCAAAAGTTTACTGGACAATCTATTTTGTTTAAGTTGGTTTGA